CAAAGCGCTACGAGTGAGTGTTGGCACACTCAAATAATTCATGCTGACATCAAATAGCCCTAAAATTCCCCCAATGATGAATCCTACTTGTGGGGCAAGCCGCGCCACCTTCGTGAAGTCTAACCCGTTTACATAAGGTAGGGGGATAGAAGTATAGAATATAACAGATGCTGCTATATCTAATAGCAGTTGTTTCCACCAAGGATACTGATTAGCCATAACTATCACAATGAAATAGGGAGTCCCTGGACTGTGACAATAAGGAATTACACTGACAATTTCGGTACATACAGCGGCATAATTTTTAAAGCTTTAAATAAGATTTGCATTTATGAGAAACTTAATCCAAGAAACTTTGTTATGCTTATCGCAGTGATAGAAGTTAACTATCTTGTATAAGATTAACAGCTTTATACTGAGATTAGGCAATCAAAGTTTGAGTTCACTGGCAGTTTAGCAATACTGTTTCCCAAAGAATCAGTTATCGCAGCTTTTTAGTCATTCGCTCTACAGAGTTGATATTTAATTAAAATGTAGGGGGTAAAAAAAGCTTTTGGTTTGACTGCTTGGCTGTGTTGTCTCTCACCTGCGCTCTTGAAGTTATTTGATTATGACTCACCATCTACCTAACGCAAAGATACCAGCTCCGTGCATTATCAATACAGGCGTGGTTGTCAACAAGCTTGATATCCGGCGATTGCTAGCAGATTTAGGTCGTGTCCGTTACATCTACACCTTAGAGGGTAAGTTACACAGCGAGGGAGAGGGGGATGTTATGGAAGTCTTTGCCAATCCACAACGGTCTACCCTAGTCGCCAACCATACTCTTTACCTGAATATTTACAGTTTTGATTATTTGGAACTGAAACAGTCCGCAGAAAAACAAACCTACTTTGACCTAGTGCAAGAAGGGGTGTGTCTGCGACTGATTCCCCTCTCGACTCCCTTACAAGAGCGACAACAGCGTTGCTTGAATGTCCACGATATAGAAGTGATGATGGAGCAGGTTCTATCAGCCAAATGGGATGCGGAGTTTGATGACGATAATTCAGATTTGCTCTAAAGCTATTAGTTCTTAGATATCAGCTTTTGAGTATTTTTTAGGAACAAACGTTTTTGTCTAGTCTAACTTAATTTTAAGATAACCTGTTAGTTAAAAAGCTGACTCTAAGGAGCCAGTGCGTTGGGGAAGCAGCGCTGTCTCACCGTGAGCGGGTTCCCCGAGTTGAGGCGACTGGCGTTGCTGAGTGTTCGATAAAGGTTAATTGTGTCTTGAGAGAAAAATTTTCTTTTGAATGTCTTGCCCGTTGTAGCCAAACAAAAGCTAGAGCCGGGATTTTTTTTACCCCTCATGGTCTGGTGGAAACCCCACGATTTATGCCGGTGGGGACCCTGGCAAATGTTAAAACTCTCACTCCAGCCCAACTGCGGGATACGGGAGCACAGATGATATTGTGCAATACTTATCATCTGCATCTCCAACCAGGTGAAGCAATTGTGGCTGGTGGAGGAGGACTGCACAAATTTATGGGCTGGGATGGTCCGATTTTGACTGACTCTGGAGGCTTTCAGGTCTTTAGCTTGAGCGAAATGCGAAAAATCAGTGAAGAGGGTGTCACGTTTCGCTCACCCCATGATGGTCAAATTATTAACTTAACACCAGAACGCTCTATTGAGATTCAGAATATTCTGGGGGCGGATGTCATCATGGCGTTTGATGAGTGTCCACCGTACCCAGCGAGTCGCCAAGAGGTGGAAGCAGCAACGCAACGAACTTACCGTTGGCTAGAACGTTGTATGTCGGCGCATCAATGCAGTGATCAGGCATTGTTTGGTATTGTCCAAGGAGGTGTGCATCTTGATTTGCGCTCCCAAGCCGCTGTTGCTTTAACAAAGTTGGATCTGGCCGGATATGCGATTGGTGGTGTGAGTGTGGGCGAACCACCAGAACTGATTGCAACAATTGTGCAAGCAACAGCGCCGCTGCTACCACCAGAAAAACCGCGTTATTTGATGGGTGTCGGGACTTATCGGGAGATAGCTATTGCGATCGCATCAGGTGTGGATTTATTTGATTGCGTCATTCCCACTCGTTGGGCGAGACATGGTACGGCGATGGTGCAAGGCGAACGGTGGAACTTAAAGAATGCAAAGTTTCGTGAAGATTTTACGCCTTTAGATGAAACTTGTCCTTGCTACACTTGTCAAAACTTTAGCCGTGCATACTTGTCTCATTTGGTGCGATCGCAAGAAATATTGGCTTACACCTTGTTAAGCATTCACAATATTACCGAACTCATTCACTTCACTCAAAGGATACGCAAGGCAATATTGGAAGACCGATTTACCACAGAATTTGCCAACTGGCTTACTCCAGAAAGTGCTGAGGACTCAGTAGAAAAACACTCAGGACTCATAAATGACTAAACCGTGTTAAGATACTTGTCAATTGTGAAAGCTGTGTTGGATAGGTGGATTTAATAAATATGGAAGCAGCATTGTTATTAGCAAAACTACCTGAAGCTTACCAAATCTTCGACCCTCTGGTAGATGTTCTACCACTCATCCCTGTATTTTTCTTATTGCTGGCTTTTGTTTGGCAAGCAGCCGTTGGCTTCAGATAAATAAAATCGGTGGACGCTATGCATCGCGTCCCCACTATTATGAGAATATGACAACATTAAGTAGGGTGGGCAATGCTCACCCTACTTAAGTCTATAATTTAGCAATAGATGGTCACTAGCTCGCTTTAAGCGCCGCTCTTAATTCTTTGAGCACAAGACCAACTTCTACAAATTCTGCGTTATTAGAGAGCTTTTCGAGAGTTTCAACGTTGCTTTTAAGAACAATGCTGTTGTAAGCCTCAATAGCGCCATTCAATTGACTGACATCTACAATTAACTGTACTGGTTGTAATGCAGCTAGAGTAACACCTGGTGTTGTTGCAGAATCAAAGCCTTTGAACAAACCTGCTAAGTTGTTCACAAGCCCTGTAATTAGAGATTGAGAAACTCCTAAACTAGATAAAGAAGTCTGTACTGCACTGGTTGCTGCACTAGCATCAGATCCCTGCACGAGGACAACAACAACAGGACTTGTTGAAGTGCCAAGAGTACCGCTCGTAGAGTCAGCATCGATAGATTGTTGCACTATATTGCTAGCCACATTATTCAAACTTTGTTGAACTTGCTGTGGAATGCTAATTGTACCGTTTACCTCAACTGATACATTAGTACCCGGTACGGGTTGAGTAGGTGCTGGCTGATTTGTACGATTAAAAGTATCGCCAGAGAACGTGGATGATTCTACACTAGTTCCGTTAACAACATTCTGACCAGCGTAGACTTTTAAGGGTGTAGCGCTTACAAGACAACCCGCAAACAATAGTAAAAAAACCAGACTGAGGCGAGATTTTTGCTTTTTCATTACTGCTGGATGAA
The sequence above is a segment of the Mastigocladopsis repens PCC 10914 genome. Coding sequences within it:
- the tgt gene encoding tRNA guanosine(34) transglycosylase Tgt, whose translation is MREKFSFECLARCSQTKARAGIFFTPHGLVETPRFMPVGTLANVKTLTPAQLRDTGAQMILCNTYHLHLQPGEAIVAGGGGLHKFMGWDGPILTDSGGFQVFSLSEMRKISEEGVTFRSPHDGQIINLTPERSIEIQNILGADVIMAFDECPPYPASRQEVEAATQRTYRWLERCMSAHQCSDQALFGIVQGGVHLDLRSQAAVALTKLDLAGYAIGGVSVGEPPELIATIVQATAPLLPPEKPRYLMGVGTYREIAIAIASGVDLFDCVIPTRWARHGTAMVQGERWNLKNAKFREDFTPLDETCPCYTCQNFSRAYLSHLVRSQEILAYTLLSIHNITELIHFTQRIRKAILEDRFTTEFANWLTPESAEDSVEKHSGLIND
- a CDS encoding photosystem II reaction center protein K, which gives rise to MEAALLLAKLPEAYQIFDPLVDVLPLIPVFFLLLAFVWQAAVGFR
- a CDS encoding RodZ family helix-turn-helix domain-containing protein translates to MKKQKSRLSLVFLLLFAGCLVSATPLKVYAGQNVVNGTSVESSTFSGDTFNRTNQPAPTQPVPGTNVSVEVNGTISIPQQVQQSLNNVASNIVQQSIDADSTSGTLGTSTSPVVVVLVQGSDASAATSAVQTSLSSLGVSQSLITGLVNNLAGLFKGFDSATTPGVTLAALQPVQLIVDVSQLNGAIEAYNSIVLKSNVETLEKLSNNAEFVEVGLVLKELRAALKAS